AAAGAACGAAAAATAATcgtttcataaataaataaaaagctcAACAAGTTAAAGTCTTACATAATCATGCTGCATATTTGCTAAGTTGATCAtacattaagtaaaaaaaaaaaattattatatcatgtgtttttgttaaaaagtgaTCAAACGAGATCAacgaattatttattatcataatTAATCAATGTGACAAGAGATGTTGCAAGACTTGTAGATTTTCTAATGACACTACAATCGAcacattttatgttttttgcaACAAATTTAGGTGACGCAAAAAgttattttcttgtagtgtgggGGCAAGACATAACTTATActttttctcattaatttgtAGTAGATACTTTCTCTCATTAATTTGTGTATCTACTATGTACTCACTTGCAATTTCTCCTCAATCCAATTATTGTTATCCTTTGATTTAatatccctatatatatatatatgtctttatTTTATCACGTTAATTCTTTTCGAGTACCCAAGGTTGTATTTGGTAATTTACTTGTaagtatttttaacatttcaAACATTTGGTAAGGGTGGAAAATCAAGGTAAAGGTAAAGTTTTAACTTATCAAATGAAGATAAGACCTTGATTGGATGTTGGgctgagttgagatgagttgagttctttatatatgaatagtagtgagttgagatggtagAGTGAATTTTGTGGGACTcacttaagatgagtttagatgtgttttgATGTTAAGATgtgtttagatgtatttatgaaaatgtgtttagatatatttatagaaagttgaaaatGATTGTGGGTCCTGCGTGTAAAGAGGTGTTGAGCTGAAAAGATTGTTGGTCCTACGTGcaaagagattttgagttgagatgagtttagtgatttgGATAAGTTTAgagagtgagatgagaattttggttttagatgaaaatttaaaatattattttttaatattattattgttttgaaatttaaaaaagttgaattagaatttgaaaaagttgaattatttattatattttttgtgaaaatttagaaaaaattataatgatgtgatgagaattttatatctcATCACATGCTCCAAACTTGCCTGAGTtgagtgtttggatgttaaactcagtttaaaattaaattgatttcAGTTCAGTTCACATTCCAAACGGGACCTTAGATTCTTGTAGTCTCCTTGTATAGGAAATACCATTTTCCACATTCTTTTTCTCGTCCCCCACCAGCTACCCCAGCTCGTCCTTACCTCTTACCTCATTCCTATCTTCATTTCCTCTACACTCTACTAAATAAGGGAAAATATATAaggaattaaaataatttttaccatatttgtttttcttattttatttatatagaaaccaaatacacctaaaccttcatatattattttaagtgAACCTGCTGTTTtgttaatttcattcatctatttgataaaatattaaattcaattcAATAGTACTGTAAATTAAGGGTTGTAGCAACTGGCTTTAGTACATGACTAACCTTCATGTGTAGCCTCGTCATGTCTCGCAAAAGATTGTGatcttaaaaaaatgacaaagtGGTGGCAATAGGAAGAAGTGTCACGATCGATACTTGTCCTTCTTACTTCTTACTATATATAGTGATGCTTTTGATGTGCCCCTGGCCCTCCCTTGAAAAGCTCATTGAAGAGGGTGGGATCAACTTTCAAATACCAACAACAATTAGAAATACAAGTACATAATTACCTAGTTGGGGCTAATCTAGGGTtttctaatttaaataattatctatGTAGGGAGCCAAAGTTGCACTAGAGAGCATGGACGGCACAAGATTTTACCACATCTATTAATCTTGAGAATTCTAGTTGTTGATAGTACATCTTCGCAAGTTGGAAAAAGGGGGAAAAGATGGCAAGAGTACAAATTGCCCAAGGTGGACAACGATCGATTAGTTGAGGTGAGGCATATAGCCCTTACTCGGTTGTTGGATTAAGTAAAAAAGTGGAGGGAAGATGAACCAAATGTTGGGTTTCATGTGGAGCCTAGTTTTGTTGATGTGTTGGCCCAATTGAATGACTCGACCCAATAAGGATGTGTTATAGTTTTTTAGCGGATTTTCAATGAGACTTGGGCCAAGGAGCACAAGCTTGAGTCGATAGGTCTGAGGCAACGTCCTCGAGGAAAATTTATGGCATTGTTTGTGGTCAGAAAAAGTGTCAGGCAAAAAGTTTATACTTGACGTTCGTGTGACAGGTAGCTCGAGCGAAACTCAAACAGAAAGTTCGCTCAAGTCTCGCTCGACATGTAGCTCGAGTGAGCATTGAGCAAAGATCTCACTCGAGGCATGCTCAATACTTTACTTGAGTGaataatgcaaaaaaataaaaattattgtttctGTCGTGTgatactataaatatatatttaatgaacaGTGAGATTTCGCCGCAAAGTATATTTTGTGATTCTTTaacataataaaattctttGCATCTCTGTGGGCGTAGGCACGTTGTTGAAACATGTAAATTTCATGTCGTGTGATTGATCATTTGCTTGTATTTGCTTTCACTTGTTTGTCATCACTGTGTACATGTTTTCATAACACAAGGCATGATGAGATGTTTGATCGCGTTGATGATCTTTTGATTGTTACTAACGGATCCAGTTAGAAGAGTCTTGAAGCTTCAGTCATGGCTTTGATTTCAACATATGATCACAAGCATTCTAGCTAACTAGCTAGACAATTAACCCACAAAAAGTGTTTTTCGTATTCAGAAGGTAGCCTAGTCTAGCAGTAGGAGGCAATTAGTGGTTCAACCCACGGGTTTTGTGGAAGGGTCATTTTCTATCTGCACATACTTGTGGCCACCTTTTGATCTAATGGTTGAGTGAAGATGGCTTATGATCTTTGAAGCACACCTGAGAAAAGCAGGGGAAAAAGTTTGCATGTCGTAAGGCTAGATTATTAGTGTAGTAGTATCGGTGTTGAATCCTTCAGAAAAAAAGTCTTTGAACTAATGAATCAagatttttccaattttttgtcGGGAGAATCTAATGCATGTCTATCAAAGGAAGAAATGGATTTTTGGTCTAAAATAAGTTTAAGACAAATATAGATTATTAAATTTACATCTTTTCATCAGTTTAATTTTTTGAGATTAGTGATAAATTGCATGTAGTGTATATCAGAGAAAGGTTCTGTGTGAATTCCAACTctatattttatcacatttaatcaaatattccacgaatggtaaagaaaaatatacataattgAGCAATTCTATAGATAACTGTGATATGCATAAATGCAACgtaattgctttaaaaaaaatgagattcactattaaaaaattaatttttttatgtaaattttatgtttatttattttttttcaaaacgattatacgataattatacaatttataattataaatatcttttctttaAATAATCTATTCGATCTTTCTTTCAGCTTAATTAAACTTTTTAGGTTAGTAGTGACTGACAAATATTTATGCAGAGAATAGAGGAATTGAACGGGGTAAGGGGATTAAAATATAATGCCGCCGAAAGTTGCCCAAGAAAAATACGAGCCGTCTTTTATTATGAGGCCTTATTTGTTTAGGAGCCGTCTCTTAGGGGCCTTGGGCGCATGCAGTGCTCTCTTCATCAAAATTTCTGATCTCATAAAGTAGGCTTATTTTCATCTTGGAAATATgcaaaaattctataaataaagaagaagtaATAGTAGATGGTGGGATCGAATTTCAGATACAaacgactatatatatattatatgtataaagaCAACTATTTCTTCCACAAGATCCattttaatacaacttaataaagtcaaaataaactaaataaaaaaaaaggataaataaattattcctTGCTTTATATAATAACGGCTATAAAaaagtgcatatatatatatatatattattatcctaACATAATGTCTTGTACCTAAACCGAAATTATTAAATACACATATTGGAAAGCAAACCATGCAGAAAGGTTTAATATTGGGTTCATTTCCACCCATGCATACACCTAATATGCCTAGCTAGAAGCCTATATCAAAACATGTACGTAGCAGAATAAGCAGGACACCAAGACAGAGAATCAGAAGGTGAAGTACTTGGAGTAGGTGATGAACGGTAAGAGGAGCAAGAAGAGGAGTTTGAGGAtgcaatattattaatattattgttgggaGGATTTCTAATCATGAATGGCACCATATCTTGAAGCAACCCTTGTGTGGCCATTCCTTCTTGATGATTTGGGCCCCATGAATACAGATGATCTCGTGGGCAGACTACCTCAGATGGGCTTACTACATGAGCTAGTTGATGCGCAGTAGTAGTAGTAAGATCTGATGGAGGGCTCTGATCTAGATGATGATATTGATGGTCCTGTGCTTCCTCATGAGGTTGTTGGGTTTCTTGGTCTTGTGCTTTTGAGGTTGTCTTCTTGGACTTCTTGATTGTTGGAGTACTGGGAGCTGGAGCTTGGTTTTGGCCATTCAAGAAGTATGGGAAAGCAAAGTGTAAGTGGAGCCCTTCGTAGGTGATGATGAGTGTCTCTGGGTCCTCCAAGGACCTCTCTACCTGCTTCTTTGCACTGCATCTTGGATTTGTACACCTATAGTAGCTTCTGTATTCCATCAAGAACACAAAGAAGATAACAAGTGATTTGTAATTCTTATTCTAATCATGTGATAGAGTTCTTAAAATCTTAACAATTATTTCATGATCGGATTGAAATATTCTTAGGCTGAGTTTGGTAAATCAAATTTTCTCAGACTATTTATAGATCATTTGAAATCACTTCAATATCTAAATGTAGGCTTAAAGTCTGGTGAAACATACGTCCAGATACCTTATAAAgttgtaaatatgaaattttaagggagtttttcaaattttggggCTGAAGCTGCCTGATCCCAAGCATTTTGAACGTACATCGACTCAAATTGCTGAAGTCATGAACTCATTACATCTCACCAGTTATCCGGGTAATAAATTctttcctagctagctagccatttaattttcattatgaaTCACTTAGAGGCCTGTTTAGGTGaagcaaaaattagaaaagGCGTGCCATATTCGGAGAAAAACGTCTGAAATAAGGACATTCCCTTTATCATCCACCACCGACCTATTCCTTTTATTGAATGTGCTAAAAGAAATTAGGCAAAAAAGGGGCACTGAATTGACAATGAAAATGACAGTAATAgcttttatttagtaattttttctgcataattccaatttattattgaataaaagtaattttctaACACGTCACAtgaaaaagtattttctttctGAGCATTATATCATGAACAAAACCAAAAAGGGTAATAATGTTACATCACATGTACTTTGGCCATGGTGATCGATCATTCTCTTTAGGAATAGAAAATGGTCTAATAACACAAATTAATTGCCCCAATATCTTTCACAGATCGAAATCCAAGTTCATGACAAGACTTTGTAGCTAGTAGTTTTATGAGCCTCAATGCAAATTATGATCAGAAAAAGACTGCCTAGTTTGGCCACAACATATATCATcttattcaattttatttttatttttttaaaatgaaaacccAGAAGCTGAATCACTTACGTAATTCTCGACATTTTTTTATCCGTTTGGCGGCCAAGAAAATGACAAGGAAAATAGAAGCAGGAAAAAATTTACGTACCTAGGATTAGGACTATTCTTAATGGCTTTCTGTCCGTATTTCCTCCATTTATATCCGTCATCAGCTATCACATTGCCGTAATTCTTGATTCTAAGAGTGTACTTGTGCTCAACCTTGTTTATACCTCTTTCCAACAAAGATGCTCTGCAACAGACAGCATATTATAAGTAAACATATTAAAACGATACCCAAAAACTCCATAATTTTACAGCcatgcatccaacttttattttaaaaaaagggtTCTAAAGCGAGTTCAAATTAACCTGGCTTGTGATGAAAGTTCTTGGTGGGGCTGATCCTCCGAGGTGGTCAATGACAATACATTCTCAATATCTTCAATTGTTGGCCCGGAATAGGCATTGGAGATGAGCCTGTTAATATCCTCTTCGTGCTGATGATCTGGATCATCATGAGTAGTACTGCGAGTGTAGGGTTCCTTAGTACTACTACCGATCTTCTCTGCAGGTAGCACAAAGAAAGGAGACTGATTGTCTAAAAGCTCTCTAACCAGCTCGTCTTCCAACCTATCTGTCGTCCACATAGCCGCCATTACTTCCTCCATTGCTATCTCTATAGGATAAGCACCAAAGTCAACCTTGCAATAATATTCGATCAAGAAGAATAGGTACAAAATTCTAACTGTCAAAAGCAAGATGATCAAGATCAggggctagctagctagcttataaTGAGATATAAAAGATGGAGAGAGGCCGGAGACTTGTGGAGCAGATATATATTGAAGGAGGAGAGTCGATTAATGTGAGATATGTCTACGTGTTTGTCTCTTGACTTTAAAGTAAGAGTCGGTGTGTTTCTGTTTTGTATGTATTCGACTTTGACTTTAAAGTTCAGAATTCCATCCGTGTCAAACAGTAACATCAATCGTTTGTTTATGTACTGTCCAGTGGGGCAAACCCCCCCACcccaaaaaaaatgatattgctCATGGAAATTCTTTGCATATTATATACATGAAGCTGGGTAAGTTTGGTAATTAAGTTCTTTGCCaaatagatatattttaaaataacccTAGGGCTTTGCAAAGGGTGCATGAGTCCAAAAGTTGCAGATATGATAATATtgttgaaataatatttatatcatcatgtagatgtgctgtcaattttattttatttttatttaaaataatatagctGTTAGCTGCTACTTTGTTTCATTCTCTGTATTTTCATGCAGTGTGTCTTTGTCTTCTTATTTGGTTCGAATGGTATAGATGCATTAAGGTGGACCAAAGCCACCTGATCCACGACCAGATCATTAAACCATAGCAAAGGTCAACCACTAAAGAAAGTTTAGGAAAAAAGTAAGCTAGGGCCAGATACAGTTTTAAAAGCTGGTATGCAAGTCTCACGTACcgttctttttgagaaaactaGAGTcaaccatttaaaaaataaatattctcatCATGTGAATAGTGCCATagatttatctaatttttttgaaatggatTGTGCAGaatataattaaacatatataaaaatatgcacTTAAATTAATACATCTAAGAAATTAATAAGCATACTTTGAAGTTGGAATATACGTATCTGCGACTAGAACTACGATTGAAAgtatttaatcactaaatagTAAACAGTACCCACCCCACCCAgttaatgttttaaaaaagaaactaattAAAAGCATAGCCTGGACATATGTAGCACCTTGACAAGATGAGGATTCGCTATCGATCCCAGAAATGGACGTACAATTATCAAAATTTGCAGTGAATTTATTAGGGCGCCCATCCACtctgttaattatatatatgcaaccataatgcatgcatgcatgtatgcatggagaaattcttttttacttttacaatTCTATCTTCATGAGCATGCATGGATTTAATTATCAATATGCAGGGGGGTGGTTGCTTCAAAGTTAGGGAACTTTCGTGAGGGCTTTGACTTTGTGAATCCTAGAAAACCGCGAGCTAGCAAGATAGGATGCCCTCTTGCGTAAGGACAAGCGGAGTTGACTGTCAGAGTGGGCTTAGGTTAGCTGCTGAGCCGTCGCTTAGCGAAGTTGGCACAGGTTAAAATAGTACTGCCCTCACCCTCCAAAAAAATGTCAACCCTGCTAGCTCTACGTGGGGGCCAAGTGGCTCGTGAATGGGGGCGGCGCGTGTGTGAGAA
This sequence is a window from Carya illinoinensis cultivar Pawnee chromosome 9, C.illinoinensisPawnee_v1, whole genome shotgun sequence. Protein-coding genes within it:
- the LOC122275584 gene encoding probable WRKY transcription factor 49, producing the protein MEEVMAAMWTTDRLEDELVRELLDNQSPFFVLPAEKIGSSTKEPYTRSTTHDDPDHQHEEDINRLISNAYSGPTIEDIENVLSLTTSEDQPHQELSSQARASLLERGINKVEHKYTLRIKNYGNVIADDGYKWRKYGQKAIKNSPNPRSYYRCTNPRCSAKKQVERSLEDPETLIITYEGLHLHFAFPYFLNGQNQAPAPSTPTIKKSKKTTSKAQDQETQQPHEEAQDHQYHHLDQSPPSDLTTTTAHQLAHVVSPSEVVCPRDHLYSWGPNHQEGMATQGLLQDMVPFMIRNPPNNNINNIASSNSSSCSSYRSSPTPSTSPSDSLSWCPAYSATYMF